A region from the Triticum aestivum cultivar Chinese Spring chromosome 3D, IWGSC CS RefSeq v2.1, whole genome shotgun sequence genome encodes:
- the LOC123078697 gene encoding zinc finger CCCH domain-containing protein 13 isoform X2 produces the protein MPRSSRHRSSHRSHRRGGSAERSESEGEDAGAPGPQEEAPAVARVPRDPEPERRRSSSAKELVSSGNGYSEHGKKRKDRVEETVVDVVSDRWNSGVCEDHLVEKRSKSEVFGPVDVEKQAEKPKASGDEPKRSSRRTAGSDGRAEEVVSKSDSGKRRSEKEKDPGRRESSGQHKDDRDRDRERDREKEREREKEWERLKERERERGRDREREKEKEREREKEKERERERERDKERDRERERERDRERERERQKDRERDKKDYDSKHEKYEDGSARKNGSKTSRGEDEGYSYKRHIEINDTPAKERHSNPDRDRETDKHSRRKDDSEDKDKWPIDNRDSDDRKTLSRYDHGKVRSSKEQRFDDEKYKQKYKDDYERDKRQQDDKCLDECMIRDHGSDRVDYKSTKDGHRISEGHYRKDIVQDGDRYDEYGSRYKENRGRKRLPEENDDHYDLKTPSAREQRGNLEKSSGSGRLDSLIERARSEHRHQENVDSSPSKVHARTSPGSNPHHEKDPSWHGSKLADNTKREIQYDERSIRPRTSSGRERTPASRLRDRDTDNWSSERLKQKDDLQSRDIPLEISTSSQYDRTPRKDTHPSPKQLSDKSPSSNDQRFSGRLSSGRSLDNKGERSNLTKYRDRDGDLSLERSLHQDRTPSKIPYRESTPSASSISRGGHFSGTSPNRPLLPPARHRDDSSFLGSHDDDRRPQSGDRRFHGHQKRNDMNSGRGHGHAWNNAPSWPSQVANGFVPMQHGAPGFHPPVHQFHPPPMFNLRPQMKLSQTGVSYPMHDTVDRFSPHIRPFGWPNPLDESLPPHLQVWNGGTGVFGGEPYMYGRQEWDQNKLHVGSRGWEATGDALKGQNELPDTEFPVAKKELDSLATPVFESSGGQCNLNPYEQKEANHLISEKHEAKGDVSAVKSSDAPRGTTLMASMLSSNGTAVFSRNYLSRVSVSHDLVESELYKRCTSLLGGLGMANGGPDVVWNGSIQKNGNAGKISREQGSPNLLGLFYLKNNDATFQRAMALHKNQTERAVAPTQAQTDGKMDLTQENNEDTEMLDRIPLKELTVSNPVLHHRTGIIEGPPATTESGDVDSPPAITESGDVNAPRAITESGDVDAPPGITESGDTEMVAPPITARPDEDMEVAASPSITEPDKNMEDVPPPAVAVPADGPADGATGLIIEHIDGSQEAPSANEEPGDTVEVMPPAFTEQSGQVKDDPPSVATPNSGEAVSMHAAVEKDMDEVTDDSPGDGEVNASNFVSELDVVASGAQDCEGFL, from the exons ATGCCCCGGAGCTCGCGCCACAGGTCGTCGCACCGGTCGCACAGGCGTGGCGGCTCGGCGGAGCGGTCAGAGTCCGAGGGCGAGGATGCTGGCGCCCCTGGCCCGCAGGAGGAGGCCCCGGCCGTGGCTAGGGTTCCGCGAGATCCCGAGCCAGAGAGGCGCAGGTCGTCGTCGGCCAAGGAGCTGGTGAGCTCGGGGAACGGCTACTCGGAGcacgggaagaagaggaaggatagGGTCGAGGAGACGGTGGTGGATGTGGTCAGCGACAGGTGGAACAGCGGCGTGTGCGAGGATCACTTGGTCGAGAAGAGGTCTAAGAGTGAGGTGTTTGGGCCCGTCGATGTGGAGAAGCAGGCGGAGAAGCCCAAGGCTTCAGGGGATGAGCCCAAGAGGTCAAGCAGACGGACGGCGGGATCGGATGGGAGGGCTGAGGAGGTTGTGTCCAAGAGTGACTCCGGGAAGCGGCGGTCGGAGAAGGAGAAGGACCCAGGGAGGAGGGAGAGTAGTGGGCAGCATAAGGATGACAGAGATAGGGATAGGGAGAGAGATAGAGAAAAGGAGAGGGAAAGGGAGAAAGAATGGGAGAGactgaaggagagagagagggaaaggggccgggacagagagagggagaaggagaaggaaagagaacgggagaaggagaaggagagagaACGGGAGAGGGAGCGGGATAAGGAGCGTGACAGGGAACGAGAGCGGGAGCGTGACAGGGAACGGGAGCGTGAGAGGCAAAAGGAtagggagagggacaagaaagactATGATTCCAAGCATGAGAAGTATGAAGATGGCAGTGCCAGGAAGAATGGCTCCAAGACTAGTAGAGGGGAGGATGAGGGTTACTCATACAAGAGACACATAGAGATCAATG ATACTCCAGCTAAAGAGAGACACAGTAACCCCGATAGGGATAGGGAGACTGATAAACACAGCCGACGAAAAGACGACTCGGAAGACAAAGATAAGTGGCCAATTGACAATAGAGACAGTGATGACAGGAAGACTCTGTCCAGGTATGATCATGGGAAGGTTAGGAGCTCTAAGGAACAAAGGTTTGATGATGAGAAGTATAAACAGAAGTACAAGGATGATTATGAAAGGGATAAGAGACAGCAAGATGACAAGTGTTTGGATGAGTGCATGATCCGAGATCATGGAAGTGACAGGGTTGATTACAAGAGCACAAAAGATGGGCACCGAATTTCAGAGGGCCATTACAGAAAAGATATAGTTCAAGACGGTGATCGTTATGATGAGTATGGCAGTAGGTACAAGGAAAATAGAGGTAGAAAAAGACTTCCTGAGGAAAATGATGACCATTATGATCTGAAAACTCCAAGCGCACGGGAGCAACGTGGAAATTTGGAAAAATCTTCAGGCAGTGGGCGACTCGATTCTCTGATTGAGAGAGCAAGGTCTGAACATAGACATCAAGAAAATGTTGATTCTAGTCCGAGTAAAGTCCATGCAAGAACTTCGCCTGGCTCAAATCCTCATCATGAAAAAGATCCAAGCTG GCATGGATCTAAACTGGCAGATAATACAAAGAGAGAGATACAATATGATGAAAGAAGTATTCGACCAAGGACATCCTCAGGGAGAGAGCGAACACCTGCTTCTAGACTGCGTGACAGGGATACAGACAATTGGTCTTCGGAAAGGCTGAAACAAAAGGATGATCTCCAGTCACGTGACATACCATTGGAAATTTCTACATCGTCACAATATGATCGAACACCAAGGAAAGATACACATCCTTCACCAAAACAGCTATCTGATAAATCTCCATCTTCAAACGACCAAAGGTTTTCAGGTAGGCTTAGCAGTGGCCGTAGTCTTGATAACAAAGGGGAAAGGAGCAACCTGACTAAATATAGAGATCGGGATGGTGATTTATCCTTAGAACGGTCACTTCATCAAGATCGAACACCATCTAAAATTCCATACAGAGAATCAACACCCTCTGCATCATCCATAAGCAGAGGTGGGCATTTTTCAGGCACTTCTCCAAATCGTCCACTGCTGCCACCTGCGAGGCACAGAGATGATTCTTCCTTCTTGGGTTCACATGATGATGACCGTAGACCGCAAAGTGGAGATAGGAGGTTCCACGGCCATCAGAAGAGGAATGATATGAATTCTGGACGCGGCCATGGGCATGCCTGGAATAATGCACCGAGCTGGCCATCTCAAGTTGCAAATGGTTTTGTCCCCATGCAGCATGGTGCTCCTGGATTTCACCCACCTGTACATCAGTTTCACCCCCCACCTATGTTTAACCTTAGGCCCCAAATGAAGTTGAGCCAAACTGGAGTTTCATATCCTATGCATGACACAGTTGACAGGTTTTCGCCCCACATTCGCCCATTTGGGTGGCCTAATCCGCTCGATGAATCATTACCCCCTCACCTACAAGTTTGGAATGGGGGCACTGGTGTATTTGGTGGTGAACCTTATATGTATGGCAGGCAAGAATGGGATCAGAACAAGCTGCATGTTGGCAGCAGAGGGTGGGAGGCAACTGGTGATGCATTGAAGGGACAAAATGAATTGCCTGACACTGAATTTCCTGTTGCTAAAAAGGAGCTTGACTCTTTAGCAACCCCTGTTTTTGAGTCTTCAGGTGGACAATGCAATCTTAATCCTTATGAGCAGAAAGAAGCAAACCATTTGATTTCAGAAAAACATGAAGCAAAGGGTGATGTAAGTGCTGTAAAAAGTTCTGATGCTCCCAGGGGAACAACACTCATGGCCTCCATGTTGTCAAGCAACGGTACTGCAGTATTTTCTAGAAACTATTTATCGAGAGTTAGTGTGTCGCATGATCTTGTTGAGTCGGAGTTGTACAAAAGGTGCACATCTCTGCTGGGAGGCTTGGGCATGGCAAATGGTGGCCCTGATGTTGTTTGGAATGGCTCTATTCAG AAGAATGGAAATGCTGGAAAGATAAGTAGAGAACAGGGAAGCCCCAATCTGTTGGGTTTATTTTATCTGAAGAACAACGATGCAACTTTTCAG AGAGCTATGGCTCTTCACAAGAATCAGACAGAGAGAGCTGTGGCTCCTACCCAAGCGCAAACTGATGGGAAAATGGACTTAACACAAGAGAATAATGAGGACACAGAAATGCTTGACCGTATTCCACTGAAGGAATTGACGGTGAGTAACCCTGTCTTGCACCACCGTACTGGCATTATTGAAGGGCCACCTGCAACTACAGAATCTGGTGATGTGGATTCACCTCCAGCAATCACAGAATCTGGTGATGTGAATGCACCTCGAGCAATCACAGAATCTGGTGATGTGGATGCACCTCCAGGAATCACAGAATCTGGTGACACGGAGATGGTGGCACCTCCTATAACCGCACGTCCTGATGAAGATATGGAGGTGGCCGCCTCTCCATCAATCACAGAACCTGATAAAAACATGGAGGATGTGCCACCGCCTGCAGTTGCCGTACCCGCAGATGGCCCAGCAGATGGTGCAACAGGATTAATCATAGAACATATTGATGGCTCGCAGGAGGCTCCTTCAGCAAATGAAGAACCAGGTGATACTGTAGAGGTTATGCCTCCAGCGTTCACAGAACAATCTGGCCAAGTCAAGGATGATCCTCCTTCTGTGGCTACTCCTAACAGTGGAGAGGCTGTCTCCATGCATGCAGCAGTTGAAAAAGATATGGATGAGGTTACTGATGACAGCCCTGGGGATGGTGAAGTGAATGCATCTAACTTTGTTTCGGAGTTGGATGTTGTTGCAAGTGGCGCTCAGGATTGTGAAG GGTTTCTGTAA
- the LOC123078697 gene encoding zinc finger CCCH domain-containing protein 13 isoform X1, whose amino-acid sequence MPRSSRHRSSHRSHRRGGSAERSESEGEDAGAPGPQEEAPAVARVPRDPEPERRRSSSAKELVSSGNGYSEHGKKRKDRVEETVVDVVSDRWNSGVCEDHLVEKRSKSEVFGPVDVEKQAEKPKASGDEPKRSSRRTAGSDGRAEEVVSKSDSGKRRSEKEKDPGRRESSGQHKDDRDRDRERDREKEREREKEWERLKERERERGRDREREKEKEREREKEKERERERERDKERDRERERERDRERERERQKDRERDKKDYDSKHEKYEDGSARKNGSKTSRGEDEGYSYKRHIEINDTPAKERHSNPDRDRETDKHSRRKDDSEDKDKWPIDNRDSDDRKTLSRYDHGKVRSSKEQRFDDEKYKQKYKDDYERDKRQQDDKCLDECMIRDHGSDRVDYKSTKDGHRISEGHYRKDIVQDGDRYDEYGSRYKENRGRKRLPEENDDHYDLKTPSAREQRGNLEKSSGSGRLDSLIERARSEHRHQENVDSSPSKVHARTSPGSNPHHEKDPSWHGSKLADNTKREIQYDERSIRPRTSSGRERTPASRLRDRDTDNWSSERLKQKDDLQSRDIPLEISTSSQYDRTPRKDTHPSPKQLSDKSPSSNDQRFSGRLSSGRSLDNKGERSNLTKYRDRDGDLSLERSLHQDRTPSKIPYRESTPSASSISRGGHFSGTSPNRPLLPPARHRDDSSFLGSHDDDRRPQSGDRRFHGHQKRNDMNSGRGHGHAWNNAPSWPSQVANGFVPMQHGAPGFHPPVHQFHPPPMFNLRPQMKLSQTGVSYPMHDTVDRFSPHIRPFGWPNPLDESLPPHLQVWNGGTGVFGGEPYMYGRQEWDQNKLHVGSRGWEATGDALKGQNELPDTEFPVAKKELDSLATPVFESSGGQCNLNPYEQKEANHLISEKHEAKGDVSAVKSSDAPRGTTLMASMLSSNGTAVFSRNYLSRVSVSHDLVESELYKRCTSLLGGLGMANGGPDVVWNGSIQKNGNAGKISREQGSPNLLGLFYLKNNDATFQRAMALHKNQTERAVAPTQAQTDGKMDLTQENNEDTEMLDRIPLKELTVSNPVLHHRTGIIEGPPATTESGDVDSPPAITESGDVNAPRAITESGDVDAPPGITESGDTEMVAPPITARPDEDMEVAASPSITEPDKNMEDVPPPAVAVPADGPADGATGLIIEHIDGSQEAPSANEEPGDTVEVMPPAFTEQSGQVKDDPPSVATPNSGEAVSMHAAVEKDMDEVTDDSPGDGEVNASNFVSELDVVASGAQDCEGVLVEGSLNLSRIPNSPESTH is encoded by the exons ATGCCCCGGAGCTCGCGCCACAGGTCGTCGCACCGGTCGCACAGGCGTGGCGGCTCGGCGGAGCGGTCAGAGTCCGAGGGCGAGGATGCTGGCGCCCCTGGCCCGCAGGAGGAGGCCCCGGCCGTGGCTAGGGTTCCGCGAGATCCCGAGCCAGAGAGGCGCAGGTCGTCGTCGGCCAAGGAGCTGGTGAGCTCGGGGAACGGCTACTCGGAGcacgggaagaagaggaaggatagGGTCGAGGAGACGGTGGTGGATGTGGTCAGCGACAGGTGGAACAGCGGCGTGTGCGAGGATCACTTGGTCGAGAAGAGGTCTAAGAGTGAGGTGTTTGGGCCCGTCGATGTGGAGAAGCAGGCGGAGAAGCCCAAGGCTTCAGGGGATGAGCCCAAGAGGTCAAGCAGACGGACGGCGGGATCGGATGGGAGGGCTGAGGAGGTTGTGTCCAAGAGTGACTCCGGGAAGCGGCGGTCGGAGAAGGAGAAGGACCCAGGGAGGAGGGAGAGTAGTGGGCAGCATAAGGATGACAGAGATAGGGATAGGGAGAGAGATAGAGAAAAGGAGAGGGAAAGGGAGAAAGAATGGGAGAGactgaaggagagagagagggaaaggggccgggacagagagagggagaaggagaaggaaagagaacgggagaaggagaaggagagagaACGGGAGAGGGAGCGGGATAAGGAGCGTGACAGGGAACGAGAGCGGGAGCGTGACAGGGAACGGGAGCGTGAGAGGCAAAAGGAtagggagagggacaagaaagactATGATTCCAAGCATGAGAAGTATGAAGATGGCAGTGCCAGGAAGAATGGCTCCAAGACTAGTAGAGGGGAGGATGAGGGTTACTCATACAAGAGACACATAGAGATCAATG ATACTCCAGCTAAAGAGAGACACAGTAACCCCGATAGGGATAGGGAGACTGATAAACACAGCCGACGAAAAGACGACTCGGAAGACAAAGATAAGTGGCCAATTGACAATAGAGACAGTGATGACAGGAAGACTCTGTCCAGGTATGATCATGGGAAGGTTAGGAGCTCTAAGGAACAAAGGTTTGATGATGAGAAGTATAAACAGAAGTACAAGGATGATTATGAAAGGGATAAGAGACAGCAAGATGACAAGTGTTTGGATGAGTGCATGATCCGAGATCATGGAAGTGACAGGGTTGATTACAAGAGCACAAAAGATGGGCACCGAATTTCAGAGGGCCATTACAGAAAAGATATAGTTCAAGACGGTGATCGTTATGATGAGTATGGCAGTAGGTACAAGGAAAATAGAGGTAGAAAAAGACTTCCTGAGGAAAATGATGACCATTATGATCTGAAAACTCCAAGCGCACGGGAGCAACGTGGAAATTTGGAAAAATCTTCAGGCAGTGGGCGACTCGATTCTCTGATTGAGAGAGCAAGGTCTGAACATAGACATCAAGAAAATGTTGATTCTAGTCCGAGTAAAGTCCATGCAAGAACTTCGCCTGGCTCAAATCCTCATCATGAAAAAGATCCAAGCTG GCATGGATCTAAACTGGCAGATAATACAAAGAGAGAGATACAATATGATGAAAGAAGTATTCGACCAAGGACATCCTCAGGGAGAGAGCGAACACCTGCTTCTAGACTGCGTGACAGGGATACAGACAATTGGTCTTCGGAAAGGCTGAAACAAAAGGATGATCTCCAGTCACGTGACATACCATTGGAAATTTCTACATCGTCACAATATGATCGAACACCAAGGAAAGATACACATCCTTCACCAAAACAGCTATCTGATAAATCTCCATCTTCAAACGACCAAAGGTTTTCAGGTAGGCTTAGCAGTGGCCGTAGTCTTGATAACAAAGGGGAAAGGAGCAACCTGACTAAATATAGAGATCGGGATGGTGATTTATCCTTAGAACGGTCACTTCATCAAGATCGAACACCATCTAAAATTCCATACAGAGAATCAACACCCTCTGCATCATCCATAAGCAGAGGTGGGCATTTTTCAGGCACTTCTCCAAATCGTCCACTGCTGCCACCTGCGAGGCACAGAGATGATTCTTCCTTCTTGGGTTCACATGATGATGACCGTAGACCGCAAAGTGGAGATAGGAGGTTCCACGGCCATCAGAAGAGGAATGATATGAATTCTGGACGCGGCCATGGGCATGCCTGGAATAATGCACCGAGCTGGCCATCTCAAGTTGCAAATGGTTTTGTCCCCATGCAGCATGGTGCTCCTGGATTTCACCCACCTGTACATCAGTTTCACCCCCCACCTATGTTTAACCTTAGGCCCCAAATGAAGTTGAGCCAAACTGGAGTTTCATATCCTATGCATGACACAGTTGACAGGTTTTCGCCCCACATTCGCCCATTTGGGTGGCCTAATCCGCTCGATGAATCATTACCCCCTCACCTACAAGTTTGGAATGGGGGCACTGGTGTATTTGGTGGTGAACCTTATATGTATGGCAGGCAAGAATGGGATCAGAACAAGCTGCATGTTGGCAGCAGAGGGTGGGAGGCAACTGGTGATGCATTGAAGGGACAAAATGAATTGCCTGACACTGAATTTCCTGTTGCTAAAAAGGAGCTTGACTCTTTAGCAACCCCTGTTTTTGAGTCTTCAGGTGGACAATGCAATCTTAATCCTTATGAGCAGAAAGAAGCAAACCATTTGATTTCAGAAAAACATGAAGCAAAGGGTGATGTAAGTGCTGTAAAAAGTTCTGATGCTCCCAGGGGAACAACACTCATGGCCTCCATGTTGTCAAGCAACGGTACTGCAGTATTTTCTAGAAACTATTTATCGAGAGTTAGTGTGTCGCATGATCTTGTTGAGTCGGAGTTGTACAAAAGGTGCACATCTCTGCTGGGAGGCTTGGGCATGGCAAATGGTGGCCCTGATGTTGTTTGGAATGGCTCTATTCAG AAGAATGGAAATGCTGGAAAGATAAGTAGAGAACAGGGAAGCCCCAATCTGTTGGGTTTATTTTATCTGAAGAACAACGATGCAACTTTTCAG AGAGCTATGGCTCTTCACAAGAATCAGACAGAGAGAGCTGTGGCTCCTACCCAAGCGCAAACTGATGGGAAAATGGACTTAACACAAGAGAATAATGAGGACACAGAAATGCTTGACCGTATTCCACTGAAGGAATTGACGGTGAGTAACCCTGTCTTGCACCACCGTACTGGCATTATTGAAGGGCCACCTGCAACTACAGAATCTGGTGATGTGGATTCACCTCCAGCAATCACAGAATCTGGTGATGTGAATGCACCTCGAGCAATCACAGAATCTGGTGATGTGGATGCACCTCCAGGAATCACAGAATCTGGTGACACGGAGATGGTGGCACCTCCTATAACCGCACGTCCTGATGAAGATATGGAGGTGGCCGCCTCTCCATCAATCACAGAACCTGATAAAAACATGGAGGATGTGCCACCGCCTGCAGTTGCCGTACCCGCAGATGGCCCAGCAGATGGTGCAACAGGATTAATCATAGAACATATTGATGGCTCGCAGGAGGCTCCTTCAGCAAATGAAGAACCAGGTGATACTGTAGAGGTTATGCCTCCAGCGTTCACAGAACAATCTGGCCAAGTCAAGGATGATCCTCCTTCTGTGGCTACTCCTAACAGTGGAGAGGCTGTCTCCATGCATGCAGCAGTTGAAAAAGATATGGATGAGGTTACTGATGACAGCCCTGGGGATGGTGAAGTGAATGCATCTAACTTTGTTTCGGAGTTGGATGTTGTTGCAAGTGGCGCTCAGGATTGTGAAGGTGTGTTGGTGGAGGGTAGCTTAAATTTAAGCCGGATACCTAATTCTCCAGAAAGTACACATTGA